One Capsicum annuum cultivar UCD-10X-F1 chromosome 2, UCD10Xv1.1, whole genome shotgun sequence genomic window carries:
- the LOC107858034 gene encoding probable 2-carboxy-D-arabinitol-1-phosphatase, with protein MSCGAILTTPYLSFPSNIFPRHKLVPATTGNNYVIRCSTSSPGIPVTTERLRNDTLLTGGAFDFEKATTSVTEKVLDSPKKVTIVRHGLSTWNEESRVQGSSNLSMLSEKGAMQAERCKMALSDMHFDQCFSSPISRAKMTAEIIWQGKEEPLLFLDSLKEAHLYFLEGMKNEDAKRIYPKEYTTWREDPSNFCVDGVYPLQKLWERAHEAWEEILLTPGEHFLVVTHKSILRALICTALGLGPERFRSVDINNGGLCVFKFNKGGEAMLHSLNMTAHMYTDHIYHY; from the exons ATGAGTTGTGGTGCTATTCTTACTACGCCTTATCTCTCTTTCCCTTCCAATATATTCCCACGCCATAAACTTGTTCCTGCTACTACTGGTAATAATTATGTTATTCGTTGCTCAACTTCAAGTCCTGGTATACCAGTTACAACAG AAAGACTTAGGAATGATACTCTTTTGACTGGTGGagcatttgattttgaaaaagcCACAACTTCTGTAACTGAAAAAGTGTTAGATTCTCCAAAAAAAGTTACTATTGTACGGCATGGCCTCAGCACTTGGAATGAAGAAAGTCGAGTTCAG GGAAGTTCGAACTTATCTATGCTTTCTGAAAAAGGAGCAATGCAAGCAGAAAGGTGCAAGATGGCCTTGTCTGATATGCACTTCGATCAATGTTTCTCTAGTCCAATATCACGCGCCAAG ATGACCGCTGAAATCATATGGCAAGGAAAGGAAGAGcctcttctttttcttgattccCTGAAGGAGGCCCATCTATATTTTCTCGAAGGCATGAAAAATG AGGATGCTAAGCGCATATATCCAAAGGAGTATACAACTTGGAGAGAAGATCCATCTAATTTTTGTGTAGATGGTGTATACCCTCTTCAAAAACTGTGGGAAAGAGCACATGAAGCATGGGAAGAAATTTTATTGACACCG GGAGAGCACTTTTTGGTTGTGACACACAAATCTATTTTACGAGCATTGATCTGCACAGCTCTTGGACTAGGACCAGAAAG GTTTCGTTCAGTGGATATAAATAACGGAGGATTATGTGTATTCAAATTCAACAAAGGAGGAGAAGCAATGCTTCATTCCCTGAACATGACAGCACATATGTACACTGATCACATCTACCACTATTAA
- the LOC107859101 gene encoding CASP-like protein 1C1 yields MTLANRVIIFLLRLLALGACVTAIIIMVTSHDSAQVLGMTFEAKYANTPTFKYFVGVNILASAYSLIVLFFPTRSLLGRILLITDIIMTLLLDSSISACLAIAQVGKKGNTHAGWLPICGQVPKFCDRISGSLIAGFAASILYFLLLLFSFHNVLNLYTLKA; encoded by the exons ATGACTTTAGCAAATAGGGTCATCATATTTCTGCTTAGGCTTTTAGCCTTGGGGGCTTGTGTTACAGCTATTATTATCATGGTCACTAGCCATGACTCTGCTCAAGTCTTGGGTATGACCTTTGAAGCCAAATATGCCAACACACCAACATTCAA GTACTTTGTTGGAGTGAACATACTAGCAAGTGCCTATTCCCTCATAGTTCTCTTTTTCCCCACCAGGAGCTTACTGGGACGCATTCTGCTTATTACAGATATA ATTATGACATTGCTTCTGGACTCAAGCATTTCAGCTTGTTTAGCTATAGCTCAAGTGGGGAAAAAGGGGAATACTCATGCAGGTTGGCTACCAATTTGTGGCCAAGTTCCAAAATTCTGCGACCGCATTTCTGGATCTCTTATTGCTGGATTTGCAGCTTCTATACTctatttccttcttcttcttttctcttttcataaTGTTCTTAATCTTTACACACTCAAAGCTTAG